One window of Litorilinea aerophila genomic DNA carries:
- a CDS encoding DegT/DnrJ/EryC1/StrS family aminotransferase has product MNPTLPAFSVMPEAPWGRSNRWLTVITVDPERFGATREEIRLALEAANIESRPVWKPIHLQPVFRDCEYVGNGVAEELFEKGLCLPSGTAMADADQRRVVEVIRTQRKKE; this is encoded by the coding sequence CTGAATCCAACTCTCCCTGCTTTCTCCGTCATGCCCGAGGCCCCCTGGGGACGCAGCAACCGCTGGCTCACGGTCATCACCGTGGACCCAGAGCGGTTCGGCGCCACCCGGGAGGAGATCCGCCTGGCCCTGGAGGCGGCGAACATCGAGTCTCGCCCCGTGTGGAAGCCCATACACCTGCAGCCCGTCTTCCGGGACTGCGAGTACGTGGGCAACGGTGTGGCCGAGGAGTTGTTCGAGAAAGGACTTTGCCTCCCCTCCGGCACGGCCATGGCGGACGCAGACCAGAGGCGGGTGGTGGAGGTCATCAGGACACAGAGGAAGAAGGAATAG
- a CDS encoding transketolase translates to MSVKSLENLSLEELAHKIRRHTIEMTHRAKASHVGSSLSMVELLVVLYTKILRVDPTNPDWPERDRFILSKGHGCASYYAVLAEMGFFPVEWLETFYQNGSRLAGHATHTYVPGVEISTGSLGHGLSVAAGMALAAKRDGKSYRVFCMLSDGECDEGSVWEPILFAPQHRLDNLIAIVDYNKIQSLGRVEEVIDLAPLADKWRSFGWAVREVDGHNFGEIEAVLSQLPFEPGKPSCVIAHTVKGKGVSFMEDKLLWHYRSPQGDEYEAALAELNGHDHENRIH, encoded by the coding sequence ATGAGCGTAAAATCACTCGAGAATCTCTCGCTTGAGGAACTGGCACATAAGATCCGCCGGCATACCATCGAGATGACCCACCGGGCCAAGGCCTCCCATGTGGGTTCTTCGCTTTCCATGGTCGAGTTATTGGTTGTGCTGTATACAAAAATCCTACGCGTGGACCCTACGAACCCTGACTGGCCCGAGCGGGATCGCTTCATCCTCAGCAAAGGGCATGGGTGCGCTTCATACTATGCTGTCCTTGCGGAGATGGGGTTCTTTCCGGTGGAATGGCTGGAGACGTTCTATCAGAATGGCTCTCGCCTGGCCGGGCATGCTACCCATACCTACGTACCCGGTGTTGAGATATCTACGGGCTCTCTAGGGCACGGCCTTTCCGTGGCCGCAGGCATGGCCCTGGCCGCCAAGCGCGATGGGAAGAGCTATCGGGTTTTCTGCATGCTCAGCGATGGTGAATGCGATGAGGGGTCTGTCTGGGAGCCAATCCTGTTTGCACCTCAACATCGTTTGGATAATCTGATTGCTATTGTGGACTACAACAAGATCCAGAGCCTGGGCAGAGTGGAAGAAGTGATTGATCTGGCTCCCCTGGCAGACAAATGGCGTTCTTTTGGTTGGGCTGTACGCGAGGTGGATGGGCACAACTTTGGCGAAATTGAGGCCGTGCTCAGCCAACTCCCCTTTGAGCCTGGCAAACCCAGTTGCGTCATCGCCCATACGGTGAAAGGCAAGGGTGTCAGTTTCATGGAAGACAAATTGCTGTGGCACTATCGGTCTCCCCAGGGAGATGAATACGAAGCTGCCTTGGCAGAACTGAATGGACACGATCATGAGAACCGCATTCATTGA
- a CDS encoding transketolase family protein encodes MDTIMRTAFIDTLFELAKEDPRIVLVVGDLGFGVVTRFMEELPDQFVNAGVAEQNMTGLAAGMALSGKIVFTYSIANFPVLRPLEQIRNDICYHNANVRIVPVGGGMAYGSLGPSHHATEDIAVMRALPNMVVIAPGDPVEARLATKALIEHQGPAYLRLGRAGEPVVHSSTPDFEIGRAITVRQGSDITLISTGGLLHETVQAAELLAETGIQARVVSMHTVKPLDTEAVLAAARDTEGVFTVEEHSVIGGLGSAVAETLLEAGVYPRYFKRIGLNGEFSSLVGTQEYLRAQYGLDAPGIVATVKQILGIEPVSIIRARG; translated from the coding sequence ATGGACACGATCATGAGAACCGCATTCATTGATACATTGTTTGAACTGGCCAAAGAAGACCCCCGCATTGTCTTGGTCGTCGGGGATTTGGGCTTCGGCGTTGTCACCCGCTTTATGGAAGAACTTCCCGATCAGTTTGTAAATGCCGGTGTAGCAGAACAGAACATGACCGGCCTGGCTGCGGGGATGGCTCTGAGCGGGAAGATCGTCTTCACCTATTCCATCGCCAACTTCCCTGTACTACGCCCTCTAGAGCAGATTCGCAACGACATCTGCTACCACAATGCCAATGTGCGTATCGTGCCTGTTGGCGGTGGCATGGCGTACGGCTCGCTAGGACCTTCGCACCATGCTACAGAAGACATTGCCGTCATGCGCGCCTTGCCCAATATGGTAGTGATAGCCCCGGGAGACCCTGTGGAGGCCCGTCTGGCTACAAAAGCCCTGATTGAGCACCAGGGTCCGGCCTACTTACGGCTTGGTCGGGCAGGCGAACCGGTTGTCCATTCCTCGACGCCGGATTTCGAAATCGGCAGAGCGATCACGGTGCGCCAGGGAAGTGATATCACCCTCATCAGCACAGGTGGCCTCCTCCACGAAACAGTCCAGGCAGCCGAACTGCTAGCCGAAACAGGCATCCAGGCCCGTGTGGTGAGCATGCATACGGTGAAACCCCTGGATACCGAGGCTGTACTCGCCGCTGCCCGGGATACCGAGGGTGTCTTTACGGTTGAGGAACATAGCGTGATCGGCGGCCTGGGAAGCGCAGTGGCCGAGACGCTGCTTGAAGCCGGTGTGTATCCCCGCTATTTCAAACGCATTGGGCTCAACGGTGAGTTTTCGTCGCTTGTAGGGACCCAGGAGTATCTGCGGGCTCAATATGGCTTGGACGCCCCAGGCATTGTGGCAACTGTGAAACAGATCCTGGGGATTGAACCGGTGAGTATAATCCGAGCAAGAGGATAG
- a CDS encoding GxxExxY protein: MGGPYKHQALTDRSLRAFDQVYNTLGYGFLEKVYENALGLELRKAGLAVVSQAPIQVYYAGQVVGEYAAVLLVEDAVIVELKAVRTLAAEHEAQLLNYLKATRYEVGCCSTLGRHHR, encoded by the coding sequence ATGGGCGGGCCGTACAAGCACCAGGCGCTCACGGACCGGAGCTTGAGGGCGTTCGACCAGGTCTACAACACCCTGGGCTACGGCTTCCTGGAGAAGGTCTACGAGAACGCGTTGGGGCTGGAGCTGAGGAAGGCGGGGCTGGCCGTTGTGTCCCAGGCGCCCATCCAGGTGTATTATGCCGGACAGGTGGTCGGGGAGTACGCGGCAGTTCTGCTGGTGGAGGACGCAGTCATCGTGGAGCTCAAGGCGGTGCGTACCCTGGCCGCGGAACACGAGGCCCAGTTATTGAACTATCTGAAGGCGACCCGGTATGAGGTAGGCTGCTGCTCAACTTTGGGTCGACACCACAGGTGA
- a CDS encoding O-antigen ligase family protein translates to MLTRYWDSTFTTELALLLFAAPALYFPELFPVWAIYLSFGFLALGWLWRRIQLGYFIRYTPMDWPLFLLMGVMLPISLWASPPPLREEFSIPRAYILIWNFCLFWIIAVHSRRREELFWLSTAGLVLSGCAIAGISLVSTQWSRKLPILQFLINHMPPQLLRLPGAEAGINANQVGGTLLFFTPLLGALTLYLLVRRRNWHIGLVTGALAITLGMLLLATQSRASLLGLAVGVGLMLILALPRAREILLTLLAAGFMAALLLPWEQLQSLLDGPSAEIVSPVTGTVSLAGRIEIWNRALYGIQDFAFTGMGLGTFRHIVHVLYPLFLIPPDTDIAHAHNFFLQTALDFGLPGLIAVLALYLIALGILFGHWNHPRGLPRVWSIGLLGSLVGQAVYSQLDAIAMGSKPNFAWWYLLALVAGLSAWELKEEERGTQMNTEKRG, encoded by the coding sequence GCATTGGGCTGGCTATGGCGTCGAATTCAATTAGGTTATTTTATACGTTACACCCCCATGGACTGGCCGCTCTTTCTGCTTATGGGGGTCATGTTACCCATATCTTTGTGGGCTTCGCCGCCGCCCTTAAGAGAAGAATTTTCCATCCCCCGTGCATACATCCTGATATGGAATTTCTGCCTATTTTGGATCATCGCTGTCCATAGCCGGCGACGAGAAGAATTATTCTGGCTCAGTACTGCAGGCCTGGTCTTGAGTGGCTGTGCCATCGCTGGCATCAGTTTGGTGAGCACCCAATGGTCCCGGAAGTTGCCCATTTTACAGTTCCTAATCAACCACATGCCTCCTCAACTCCTGCGCCTTCCAGGGGCGGAGGCGGGCATCAATGCCAACCAGGTTGGAGGGACACTGCTCTTTTTTACCCCTTTGCTAGGTGCATTGACCCTGTATCTGTTAGTACGACGACGAAATTGGCACATTGGGCTCGTGACGGGGGCGCTCGCAATCACCCTGGGTATGCTCCTCCTCGCCACGCAATCACGGGCCAGCCTCTTGGGACTTGCCGTGGGGGTGGGGTTGATGCTCATTTTGGCCTTGCCCAGGGCTCGAGAAATCTTGTTGACGCTCCTCGCCGCCGGATTCATGGCCGCCCTTCTACTGCCCTGGGAACAGCTCCAATCGCTGCTTGACGGCCCCTCTGCCGAAATCGTCAGCCCGGTGACAGGGACAGTCAGCCTGGCTGGCCGTATCGAAATTTGGAACCGGGCTCTCTATGGCATCCAGGATTTTGCCTTCACGGGTATGGGCTTGGGAACTTTTCGGCACATTGTCCATGTACTCTATCCACTCTTTCTCATTCCACCGGATACCGATATCGCACATGCCCATAATTTTTTTCTGCAGACAGCATTGGACTTCGGTCTGCCCGGCCTGATCGCTGTGCTGGCGCTCTACTTAATTGCTCTGGGGATCCTGTTCGGTCACTGGAATCATCCCCGGGGCCTACCTCGGGTATGGTCCATTGGGCTATTGGGTAGTCTGGTAGGGCAGGCAGTCTATAGCCAGTTGGATGCCATAGCCATGGGCTCAAAACCGAACTTCGCCTGGTGGTATCTGTTGGCGCTGGTAGCGGGGTTAAGCGCATGGGAACTCAAAGAGGAGGAGAGGGGGACGCAGATGAACACAGAGAAACGAGGATAA
- a CDS encoding GNAT family N-acetyltransferase → MIEYQTSSFSQDEIRQAAQIQIQELPQGFLSSLGEKPLALIFEHVATSQFGVMVIAKESSNNRVIGYVFGATDTGQLYKDFLIRRTFQAIRYFLPKLLSWDRITKAIETLFYPARKQQKRQDQEECKAELLDLAVVQDYHGKGIAQHLFGEFVEQLREKGVGCFDIPTTAGLDRAHRFYEKMGAIKVGSVIVHEDRPTYIYRYIIQTRKHG, encoded by the coding sequence ATGATCGAATATCAGACTTCGAGTTTTAGCCAAGATGAAATACGACAGGCGGCCCAAATCCAAATACAAGAATTGCCACAAGGATTTCTCAGTTCCCTTGGTGAAAAACCGTTGGCTTTGATCTTTGAACATGTTGCCACCAGCCAGTTTGGGGTGATGGTTATCGCTAAGGAATCGAGCAATAACCGTGTCATTGGTTACGTTTTTGGTGCAACAGACACAGGACAACTATATAAAGATTTTTTAATCAGGCGCACATTCCAGGCTATTCGCTATTTCCTGCCTAAGCTCCTTTCTTGGGATCGTATAACGAAGGCTATTGAAACACTCTTCTACCCCGCTAGAAAACAACAAAAGCGACAAGATCAGGAGGAGTGCAAGGCCGAATTGCTTGATTTGGCCGTTGTTCAAGATTATCATGGCAAAGGCATTGCTCAGCATTTGTTTGGGGAGTTTGTTGAGCAGCTTCGCGAGAAGGGTGTTGGTTGTTTTGATATTCCAACTACAGCAGGTTTAGATCGTGCCCATCGTTTTTATGAAAAGATGGGTGCTATCAAAGTAGGTTCGGTCATTGTTCATGAGGACCGACCTACTTATATCTATCGTTACATTATCCAAACAAGAAAACATGGGTGA
- a CDS encoding polysaccharide biosynthesis protein, giving the protein MYQRPNFLAHRWTQAAHADFLISICVFPRHQRPTTIFQEKIRFRISMIQLLRHSPRSLLSLRNRHFLGLDLAMLSFTPWLAFWLRTDGLTVTPTGWFNVWSAYAAGLFVYTVLALIIRVAAFYHLGLYRRYWRYASIEELDRIALAVLISSVLLFGLVLLSHQPWIARTRFPLWNFPRSVAIIDGLLVLVLVGGTRFSVRLAARALRAEKNGPVERVGIMGAGDAGAMLVREMKQNPRLGMEPVCFFDDDLGKHDVRIHNVPVLGARQDIPQVAREYKLRRIIIAMPTAPGKEIREIVQICEDVGLRTQILPGIHELLDGRVRATHIRNVEITDLLRREPVQTDIQSVSQMLHGRRVLVTGAGGSIGSELCRQIWRCAPAELILLGHGENSIFEIHNELQALARRGDDAPRLHAVIGDIRFPTRMEAIFQRYRPEVVFHAAAHKHVPLMEANPVEAATNNVLGTRNVVRASLAADVERFVLISTDKAVNPTNVMGASKRAAELVVLHAALKSGRAYVATRFGNVLGSRGSVLLTFRKQIEQGGPITVTHPDVRRYFMTIPEAVQLVLQASVLGKGGEIFVLDMGNPVKIVDLARDLIRLSGLRLGEDIDIQFVGLRPGEKLFEELFIEGEEYRRTAHASIFIAANASGFVPYRLDEELALLEEATRRDDAQAVRELLGHLVPEYRIQVTAAE; this is encoded by the coding sequence GTGTATCAGCGTCCAAACTTTCTGGCACACAGATGGACGCAGGCTGCGCACGCAGATTTTCTGATTTCGATCTGCGTTTTTCCACGTCATCAGCGTCCAACAACCATTTTCCAGGAGAAAATCAGGTTTAGGATATCTATGATTCAGCTACTTCGTCACAGCCCACGGTCACTCCTTTCTCTGCGCAATCGTCACTTTTTAGGCCTGGATCTGGCCATGCTCTCATTCACTCCCTGGCTGGCTTTCTGGTTACGGACCGATGGACTCACCGTGACCCCCACCGGCTGGTTCAATGTTTGGTCTGCCTATGCGGCTGGGCTCTTTGTCTACACCGTCCTGGCCCTGATCATTCGAGTGGCAGCCTTTTATCATTTGGGACTCTATCGAAGATATTGGCGTTATGCCAGCATCGAAGAGCTGGATCGTATTGCCCTGGCCGTCTTGATCTCCAGTGTCCTACTTTTCGGTCTCGTTCTCCTTTCCCATCAGCCCTGGATCGCGCGCACCAGGTTTCCCTTATGGAACTTTCCCCGTTCGGTGGCGATCATTGACGGGCTGTTGGTCTTGGTTTTAGTAGGCGGAACCCGGTTCAGTGTTCGTTTGGCGGCTCGGGCACTGCGTGCCGAAAAGAACGGTCCTGTGGAGCGGGTTGGTATTATGGGCGCTGGAGATGCAGGGGCGATGCTGGTGCGCGAGATGAAGCAGAACCCCCGATTAGGCATGGAGCCGGTCTGTTTTTTCGATGACGACCTGGGCAAGCATGATGTCCGCATCCACAATGTGCCGGTCCTGGGCGCGCGACAGGATATCCCCCAGGTGGCCCGCGAGTATAAGTTGCGTCGTATCATTATCGCAATGCCCACTGCCCCGGGTAAGGAGATCCGGGAAATTGTCCAGATCTGTGAAGATGTGGGTCTGCGGACTCAAATTTTGCCCGGTATTCACGAACTGCTGGATGGCCGCGTTCGGGCGACCCACATACGCAATGTGGAAATTACCGATCTACTGCGTCGGGAACCCGTGCAGACAGACATTCAATCTGTATCCCAGATGCTTCACGGCCGTCGGGTGCTGGTTACCGGCGCCGGGGGATCCATCGGCAGTGAGTTATGTCGTCAGATCTGGCGTTGCGCTCCTGCTGAGCTGATTCTTTTGGGCCATGGTGAGAACAGCATCTTTGAAATTCACAATGAGCTACAGGCCCTGGCACGCCGAGGGGATGATGCTCCGCGGTTGCACGCGGTGATCGGGGATATTCGCTTTCCCACCCGTATGGAGGCTATTTTTCAGCGCTATCGACCTGAAGTTGTCTTTCATGCCGCAGCCCACAAACACGTCCCTTTGATGGAAGCCAACCCTGTAGAGGCAGCCACCAATAACGTCCTGGGGACTCGTAACGTGGTGCGGGCTTCCCTGGCCGCAGATGTGGAACGTTTTGTGCTTATCTCTACCGATAAGGCGGTCAACCCTACCAATGTGATGGGGGCCAGCAAACGGGCTGCAGAGTTGGTGGTATTGCATGCAGCTCTAAAAAGTGGCCGGGCTTACGTGGCCACACGCTTTGGCAATGTATTGGGGAGCCGGGGAAGTGTGTTGCTTACCTTCCGGAAGCAGATCGAACAGGGAGGCCCCATTACGGTAACCCATCCGGATGTGCGACGTTATTTTATGACCATTCCCGAGGCCGTGCAGCTGGTCCTCCAGGCCTCTGTTCTGGGGAAGGGAGGCGAGATTTTCGTCCTGGACATGGGGAATCCGGTAAAGATCGTGGATCTTGCCCGGGATCTGATCCGCCTCTCTGGTTTGCGTTTGGGGGAGGACATCGACATCCAATTCGTGGGGCTGCGTCCCGGCGAAAAGCTCTTCGAGGAGCTCTTCATCGAGGGAGAGGAGTACCGGCGTACGGCCCACGCCAGCATCTTCATCGCGGCCAATGCCAGCGGTTTCGTGCCCTACCGCCTGGATGAGGAGTTGGCCCTCCTGGAGGAGGCAACTCGGCGGGACGATGCCCAGGCTGTCCGGGAGCTATTGGGCCACCTGGTCCCTGAGTATCGCATTCAGGTCACTGCGGCGGAGTGA
- a CDS encoding DegT/DnrJ/EryC1/StrS family aminotransferase has protein sequence MDFREPVGREAPWGRSNRWLTVITVDPARFGATREEIRLALEAANIESRPVWKPMHLQPVFRDCEYVGSGVAEDLFERGLCLPSGTAMADADQRRVVEVIRRQIKNG, from the coding sequence ATCGACTTCCGGGAGCCGGTTGGGCGCGAAGCCCCCTGGGGACGCAGCAACCGCTGGCTCACGGTCATCACCGTGGACCCGGCGCGGTTCGGCGCCACCCGGGAGGAGATCCGCCTGGCCCTGGAGGCGGCGAACATCGAGTCTCGCCCCGTGTGGAAGCCCATGCACCTGCAGCCCGTCTTCCGGGACTGCGAGTACGTGGGCAGCGGCGTGGCCGAGGACTTGTTCGAACGGGGCCTCTGTCTCCCCTCCGGCACAGCTATGGCGGACGCAGACCAGAGGCGGGTGGTGGAGGTGATTCGGAGGCAGATAAAAAACGGTTAG
- a CDS encoding DegT/DnrJ/EryC1/StrS family aminotransferase encodes MNVKLGSSHEHCELFFYRGRVALYAILRSLGVEDGDEVVVQAFTCVAVPEGIMATGARPVWVDIEANGYNIDPEDLRRKLTSCTRAIIVQHTYGIPANMEGILAVAEEAEIPVIEDCCHTLVSTYKGKQVGSFGVASFYSFEWGKPIVAGIGGSAVVNDPVLCERLHDAYTNYRVPGIIKAVRIQLQYYAFGLLYRPRLYWPVRALFRRLGAIGLAESNYNPVSSDNIAEDFSLRMIPSLQERLKRKLAGIDAYTQHCRRVADEYRKRIRSDAIIHPVYPDGVDVVFARYPLRVSNKVNLLKAARKANVELSDWYTTPVHPLQGDELKLVHYEPGSCPNAEKRCEEVVALPTHSAVSTRDVNRAVNFLNSVGEG; translated from the coding sequence ATGAATGTGAAATTAGGGAGTTCGCATGAGCACTGTGAACTCTTTTTCTATAGAGGGCGTGTCGCTCTATATGCCATTTTGAGATCGCTCGGAGTTGAAGATGGAGATGAGGTTGTTGTTCAGGCCTTCACCTGTGTTGCTGTTCCTGAGGGGATTATGGCAACTGGAGCGCGTCCGGTGTGGGTGGACATTGAGGCGAATGGTTACAATATCGATCCCGAGGACCTACGGCGAAAATTAACATCTTGCACGCGAGCGATCATCGTTCAACACACGTACGGCATCCCCGCAAATATGGAGGGGATTCTAGCGGTTGCAGAAGAAGCAGAAATACCGGTTATCGAAGATTGTTGTCACACATTGGTTTCAACTTATAAAGGCAAACAGGTTGGTAGCTTTGGCGTTGCTAGTTTCTATTCATTTGAGTGGGGGAAGCCAATTGTTGCCGGTATTGGGGGAAGCGCTGTTGTCAACGATCCTGTGCTATGCGAACGCTTGCATGATGCGTATACGAATTATCGGGTACCAGGAATCATAAAGGCCGTGCGCATACAATTGCAATATTACGCATTCGGTTTACTTTATAGACCACGCCTTTACTGGCCAGTGCGAGCTTTGTTTCGGCGACTTGGCGCCATTGGATTGGCGGAAAGCAACTATAATCCAGTGAGCAGTGACAACATTGCCGAAGATTTTAGCCTGCGTATGATTCCCTCCCTGCAAGAGCGATTGAAAAGGAAATTAGCAGGCATTGACGCTTATACACAACACTGCCGAAGAGTCGCAGACGAGTATCGAAAACGAATCCGATCTGACGCTATCATTCACCCTGTTTATCCCGATGGTGTTGATGTTGTGTTCGCCCGTTACCCTCTTCGTGTTAGCAACAAGGTGAATCTCTTGAAAGCCGCCAGGAAGGCCAATGTCGAACTGTCGGATTGGTATACAACTCCTGTGCACCCCTTGCAAGGCGACGAACTGAAGCTCGTGCACTATGAGCCAGGATCATGCCCAAACGCAGAGAAGCGCTGTGAGGAAGTTGTTGCCTTGCCCACGCATTCAGCGGTGAGCACTCGCGATGTCAATCGGGCTGTCAATTTTTTGAACTCAGTAGGGGAAGGATGA
- a CDS encoding DegT/DnrJ/EryC1/StrS family aminotransferase gives MRNVPFFNYPHVFISREEEFIAIIRDVGRRGAFIMQKDLADFERHIADYVGAKYAVGVANATDGLHLAVRAAGIGPGDEVIFASHTMVATAAAIYFAGATPVPVDCGPDHLIDPESIEAAITPRTRAIMPTQLNGRTANMDFLQAIADEHGLIIIEDAAQALGSKFKGQCAGTFGVAGAISFYPAKTLGCFGDGGIVFTNDDEVYEKLMLLRDHGRDASGDVVMWGLNSRLDNLQAAILDYKLTYYDKEIARRRQIAGMYQQYLGDVAELVLPPAPDSDPDHYDIFQNYEIEAERRDELRAYLKEHGVGTLIQWGGKAVHQFEKLGFDVQLPNTERLFQRCLMLPMNTSLSDEDVLYVSNTVRKFYGYPQVSL, from the coding sequence ATGCGCAATGTTCCATTTTTCAATTACCCTCACGTTTTTATCTCTCGTGAGGAGGAGTTTATCGCCATCATCCGCGATGTCGGTCGCCGGGGCGCCTTCATTATGCAAAAGGACCTGGCCGACTTTGAACGCCACATTGCCGATTACGTGGGTGCAAAGTACGCTGTTGGTGTAGCCAATGCCACCGATGGGTTGCATCTGGCCGTTCGTGCCGCAGGGATAGGTCCTGGTGACGAGGTTATCTTTGCATCACACACCATGGTGGCTACGGCTGCAGCTATCTATTTTGCCGGCGCAACCCCCGTGCCGGTAGACTGTGGCCCCGATCACCTGATCGATCCGGAGTCGATCGAGGCGGCGATTACACCTCGCACCAGGGCCATCATGCCCACGCAGCTGAACGGACGCACGGCAAATATGGACTTCTTGCAGGCGATTGCCGATGAACATGGACTCATCATCATCGAGGATGCTGCTCAGGCTTTGGGCTCGAAGTTCAAAGGGCAATGTGCGGGCACCTTTGGGGTGGCCGGTGCCATCAGCTTCTATCCGGCCAAGACGCTGGGCTGTTTCGGCGATGGCGGCATCGTTTTTACCAATGACGATGAGGTATATGAGAAGTTGATGCTGCTCCGCGACCATGGCCGAGACGCCTCAGGCGATGTGGTGATGTGGGGGTTGAATTCCCGATTGGACAATCTTCAGGCGGCTATTCTGGACTACAAACTTACTTACTACGACAAAGAAATCGCCCGACGTCGCCAGATTGCCGGCATGTACCAGCAGTACCTGGGCGACGTTGCAGAGTTGGTGCTGCCTCCCGCTCCGGACAGCGACCCGGATCACTATGATATCTTTCAGAACTACGAGATCGAGGCCGAGCGCCGGGATGAACTACGGGCCTATTTGAAAGAGCATGGTGTAGGTACGCTGATCCAATGGGGCGGCAAGGCGGTGCACCAGTTCGAGAAACTGGGTTTTGATGTGCAACTTCCAAACACCGAACGCCTCTTTCAGCGTTGTCTGATGTTACCTATGAACACGTCACTCTCAGATGAAGACGTACTGTACGTCAGCAATACCGTGCGCAAATTCTACGGATATCCGCAGGTGTCGTTATGA
- a CDS encoding sugar transferase: protein MAKRLFDITVSLLGLIVASPILIPVIIAIWLQDFHSPFYVAPRVGKDGKLFRMVKLRSMVVNADKVGIDSTSARDPRITPVGHFIRRYKLDELSQLWNVLKGDMSLVGPRPQVQRDVALYTEVEKGLLRVKPGITDIASIIFADEGDILKDSEDPDLDYNRLIRPWKSRLGLLYIDYRSFLLDLRLIFLTALAIVSREKALTGVQRILDELGADEQLKRIARRQEKLEPYPPPGATEIVQSR, encoded by the coding sequence ATGGCCAAACGGTTGTTCGATATCACCGTATCCTTGTTGGGTCTGATTGTTGCCAGCCCAATTCTGATTCCTGTCATCATTGCGATCTGGCTGCAGGATTTCCATTCGCCGTTTTACGTTGCCCCTAGAGTGGGTAAAGACGGCAAACTCTTTCGCATGGTCAAGCTCCGTTCCATGGTGGTTAATGCAGACAAGGTCGGTATCGATTCCACGTCGGCGCGTGACCCACGTATTACCCCGGTTGGCCACTTCATCCGGCGTTATAAATTGGATGAACTTTCCCAACTTTGGAATGTGCTCAAAGGCGATATGAGTTTGGTCGGACCACGTCCCCAGGTGCAACGGGATGTGGCGCTGTATACCGAGGTGGAAAAAGGCCTGTTGCGAGTCAAACCCGGTATCACAGATATCGCCTCCATCATATTCGCGGATGAGGGAGATATTCTCAAGGATAGTGAGGATCCGGATCTGGACTACAATCGGTTGATTCGCCCCTGGAAGAGCCGTCTGGGGTTATTGTATATCGACTATCGTTCTTTCTTGTTGGACTTGCGTCTGATCTTTCTCACTGCTTTAGCCATCGTATCCCGCGAGAAAGCGCTGACCGGGGTTCAACGCATCCTGGACGAACTCGGTGCGGATGAACAATTGAAGCGCATTGCTCGCCGGCAGGAAAAACTCGAACCCTATCCTCCCCCCGGTGCTACTGAAATCGTTCAGAGCCGCTGA